One window of the Runella slithyformis DSM 19594 genome contains the following:
- a CDS encoding TolC family protein gives MSYWSKSEKILFTLIAALSLLHMPYRLMAQSSSENGTLDKATLEEVVRYALRNQPLIRQSIIDERITENNIKSRLADWYPQINFNYNLQHNFIVQTSIIGGNPVKLGVSNLSAGQFTVSQPLFNRDVLLARRTQNDVRLQASQLTSSNKTDLAVDVSKAFYDVLTTLQQIDIANEDIVRLERSLKDAQNQYKAGVADKIDYKRALISLNNTKASKKSNEEVLKGKLEYLKSLMGYPKEQSLNLQYDSLQMEREIFLDTLQGAQYTSRIEYQLLSTQKRLLEYNYQYEKWSYLPTVAANGAYNLNFQNNRFFDLYTKNFPNSFAAITFSLPLYQGGKRKLNINTAEWQLKRIDLEIKRLQLNVNAEYARALGNYKGSLTNLLTQKENMDLAREVYDILQLQYRSGIKAYLEVITSETDLRLARINYYNALYQVLSTKIDVQKALGQLNY, from the coding sequence GGCTCATGGCCCAATCGTCTTCCGAAAACGGCACGTTGGATAAGGCTACGCTGGAAGAAGTGGTCAGGTATGCCCTCCGAAATCAGCCCCTGATCCGGCAATCGATCATTGATGAGCGTATTACCGAAAACAATATTAAAAGCAGGCTCGCGGATTGGTATCCGCAAATCAACTTCAATTACAATCTGCAACATAACTTCATCGTTCAAACCAGCATCATCGGCGGCAACCCCGTCAAGCTGGGCGTGAGTAATCTCTCGGCGGGGCAGTTTACTGTCTCCCAACCGCTCTTCAACCGCGATGTACTTTTGGCGCGACGTACCCAAAACGATGTGCGATTGCAGGCAAGTCAGTTGACGTCGTCCAACAAGACCGATCTGGCCGTGGATGTGTCCAAAGCCTTTTACGATGTATTGACCACCTTACAGCAGATCGACATTGCCAATGAAGACATTGTCCGATTGGAACGAAGCCTGAAAGATGCGCAGAATCAGTACAAAGCGGGTGTGGCCGATAAAATTGACTATAAACGCGCGTTGATTTCCCTCAATAATACCAAAGCCTCGAAAAAAAGTAACGAAGAGGTACTCAAAGGGAAATTGGAATACCTCAAATCGTTGATGGGATACCCCAAAGAGCAGAGCCTGAATCTTCAGTACGACAGTCTGCAAATGGAGCGGGAGATCTTTCTGGATACACTTCAGGGTGCGCAATATACCTCCCGCATTGAATATCAATTATTGAGTACCCAAAAACGCTTGTTGGAATACAATTATCAATACGAAAAATGGAGTTATTTACCCACGGTCGCGGCCAACGGGGCCTATAACCTTAACTTCCAGAATAACCGATTTTTTGATCTGTACACCAAAAATTTCCCTAACTCCTTCGCAGCCATCACGTTTTCATTGCCCCTGTATCAGGGTGGCAAACGTAAGCTCAACATCAATACCGCCGAATGGCAATTGAAACGCATTGATCTGGAAATCAAACGCCTGCAACTGAATGTCAATGCTGAATACGCGCGCGCTTTGGGCAATTACAAAGGCAGTCTGACCAATCTGCTCACCCAGAAAGAAAACATGGACCTGGCCCGTGAAGTGTACGATATTCTTCAGCTGCAATACCGCTCGGGCATTAAAGCCTACCTGGAAGTAATCACCTCCGAAACGGATCTGCGACTGGCACGCATCAACTATTATAACGCACTTTATCAGGTACTTTCTACTAAAATTGACGTGCAAAAAGCGCTGGGTCAACTAAATTATTAA